AAACTCTTCAAAATTAATAGGGCATATATCCTCAAACTGTGCAATTCTTCTTATATCTCCAGACTTAAGAGCCTCAATCATTGGTTTTACCAATTTGAAATTTTCCTCTGCCACTTGTCTTATAAGGGCTTCATCCACTAATTCACTACCACTCAATATAGCTCTTATCTGTGCCATTGCATAGAGTTTAACTGCTATATCAATAATTCCTTGGGAATGTTCATACATCATATTGCTGATTCTCGATGTAAGAAAAACAGGAGTTTTTGTCCATTGGTAATCCCATAATGCACTAAGCAACAATTCCCAATTATCATCTTGCTTTAATCGCTCATAGGTTAAATCTCCTTGTCCAGAGCCTCTCCTTGCTTGTCTAAATTCACCTTGTAAGAGAGATAGTGCCTTCATTGTACCAATCAGAACTACAGGAACTCCGATTGTATTCACCAGGGTAACAAAGAAATTTAACATCCGCTCACTTCCACCACTTTTAGCTTGTTTTAAATGTTGTATTTCATCAATGATTAATAAGCCTAATCCAATGCTCCTTGCAATTTGAGACATGACTGAAAGCATTGTATCTACAGTATGCCGACCGTTAATATGTTTTTGATAATACTTGGTTCCCAATAGACTATCTACTTTATTAAAAAACTCCATACATAGACCCCTAATGCTGCCATCGTAGGGGCAGTCCAGTTTCAGCCAAACTAATTGATAAATACTAAAATTATTTTCTTTGTATTTAGAATGGACTATAATTTGAGGAATCATTGACAGAATACGATTTACTGCTGTTGTTTTTCCCATCCCACTTACCCCTACGATTGAAAATCCTGCTGCTGTTGTTCGAAATGAACTATTAACAGTCAAATCGAGACTTAGGTTTTGTATCATCCGATAGCCATCTTGAAGTCCAGATGCAAATTCAGGGCGAAACGGGTTTCTTGCAAGGTAACTCTGCCGTATAACCCTCGATAATCTACTTTCTATATCTAAATGGATTTCTAAAGGTTGAAAGCATTGAAATAATCTCTGAACAAGATGAACTCTATAATGACTCTCAAGTATTCGCTCTTTATCATCATACTTAGGATACACCGATAATTTATCAATAACTTCTATCTTCGAACTTATTTGGGGGAGAGCTTCTATCAAGGGATTCCCACTATATTCTTGTATCAACTGTTCTTTATATTCTGCTTTTATAGCCTCACCGCCATTTGGGATTATAATTTTTCTATTCATGAATTTTAGATAATGCCTCCTTTTGCTTTTTTCTAAGTAGCTCCAAATCATTTACTGCATTACTTTTCTTCTCTTTTATTTCTAAATCTATCACCTGTGAATTTATATTGACCTTTTCCTGCTTCAGCTCAAAGGTTTCACTTTCTCTGTTCAACATTCTTTCTATTTTTCTATTTTTTCTAATCCCTCCTAAACGCTTTCTATCGCTCTCCTCTGTTTTTTTATTCATTTTCAGTTGCTTATCAGATTCTTTAACGATATGTTCTATTTCTGTTATCAATTCTATTTTATTCTGCAAGTCTTTTTCGGAAGCAATTTTTGCATCTATTTTCTCCTTCTCAATTA
The sequence above is drawn from the Clostridium formicaceticum genome and encodes:
- a CDS encoding ATP-binding protein, yielding MNRKIIIPNGGEAIKAEYKEQLIQEYSGNPLIEALPQISSKIEVIDKLSVYPKYDDKERILESHYRVHLVQRLFQCFQPLEIHLDIESRLSRVIRQSYLARNPFRPEFASGLQDGYRMIQNLSLDLTVNSSFRTTAAGFSIVGVSGMGKTTAVNRILSMIPQIIVHSKYKENNFSIYQLVWLKLDCPYDGSIRGLCMEFFNKVDSLLGTKYYQKHINGRHTVDTMLSVMSQIARSIGLGLLIIDEIQHLKQAKSGGSERMLNFFVTLVNTIGVPVVLIGTMKALSLLQGEFRQARRGSGQGDLTYERLKQDDNWELLLSALWDYQWTKTPVFLTSRISNMMYEHSQGIIDIAVKLYAMAQIRAILSGSELVDEALIRQVAEENFKLVKPMIEALKSGDIRRIAQFEDICPINFEEFISLQRPRYDLDINMKELQLLKKRKKEAEENKTSREKAIMKLIELEIDTESAETAIAEVITIDGESIGTGELVIKALQKIADSEKRQKKKQRKKKDVKARGRDDIRAIVEEDKHKQVSAYTMLKEKGYIKHSDVDCCMEGKKIC